A stretch of the Bradyrhizobium arachidis genome encodes the following:
- a CDS encoding formate dehydrogenase subunit gamma: protein MASFGRFVRLALGAWALLVLVMAAPALLGAQQVNPTASSVNERQLLQELDRIQGRVSIPDQRSSVLVQPQGREWREFRNVALRWIGGIAIVGMLAVIVIFYLTRGMVRLESGRSGRTIVRFNGFERFVHWMTATCFIILAISGLNITFGRPLLLPLIGYEAFSEWSQWAKYAHNYLSFPFTIGVVLIFLMWIGGNIPNKVDIEWAKRGGGLIGHDHPPAYRFNAGQKAIYWIVVIGGGLVAATGYVLMFPFYVTGIEGMQMAQIVHSIVGVLFVAAMIAHIYIGTIGMEGAFEAMGSGDVDVNWAREHHSLWLDQKSAQSGSSPSQSGHAPAPAE, encoded by the coding sequence ATGGCGTCGTTTGGAAGGTTCGTTCGCCTCGCGCTTGGCGCTTGGGCACTTCTCGTGCTCGTGATGGCGGCACCTGCGCTACTCGGCGCCCAACAGGTCAACCCGACCGCGAGCTCGGTCAATGAGCGGCAGTTGCTACAGGAGTTGGACCGGATCCAGGGCCGCGTCAGCATCCCCGACCAGCGTTCCAGTGTCCTCGTTCAGCCGCAAGGTCGTGAGTGGCGTGAATTCCGCAACGTTGCGCTGCGCTGGATCGGCGGCATCGCCATCGTCGGCATGCTTGCGGTGATCGTGATCTTCTATCTCACCCGCGGCATGGTCCGGCTGGAAAGCGGCCGATCGGGCCGAACCATCGTGCGCTTCAACGGTTTTGAGCGCTTCGTGCACTGGATGACGGCGACTTGTTTCATCATTCTGGCGATCTCGGGGCTGAACATCACCTTCGGCCGGCCACTGCTGCTGCCATTGATCGGCTACGAGGCCTTCTCCGAATGGTCGCAATGGGCGAAATACGCCCACAATTACCTGAGCTTCCCGTTCACGATCGGCGTGGTCCTGATCTTCCTGATGTGGATCGGCGGCAACATCCCCAACAAGGTTGATATCGAATGGGCAAAGCGCGGCGGCGGCCTGATCGGCCATGATCATCCGCCGGCCTACAGGTTCAACGCCGGCCAGAAGGCGATCTACTGGATCGTGGTGATCGGTGGCGGGCTCGTCGCAGCGACCGGCTACGTGCTCATGTTCCCGTTCTACGTGACGGGGATCGAGGGCATGCAGATGGCCCAGATCGTCCACTCCATCGTTGGCGTGCTGTTCGTCGCCGCCATGATTGCGCACATCTACATTGGCACGATCGGCATGGAGGGCGCCTTCGAGGCGATGGGTTCGGGAGACGTGGACGTCAACTGGGCGCGCGAGCACCACAGCCTGTGGCTCGATCAGAAGTCCGCACAGTCGGGCTCCAGCCCCTCGCAATCCGGTCACGCGCCCGCGCCGGCGGAATAG
- the fdh3B gene encoding formate dehydrogenase FDH3 subunit beta, giving the protein MARMKFLCDADRCIECNACVTACKNEHEVPWGINRRRVVTINDGKPGERSVSMACMHCTDAPCAAVCPVNCFYTTADAVVLHSKDLCIGCGYCFYACPFGAPQYPKVGNFGSRGKMDKCTYCAGGPEADGSKEEYEKYGANRLAEGKLPLCAEMCSTKSLLAGDGEIIAQIYKERVTKRGYGSGAWGWKTAYRESIES; this is encoded by the coding sequence ATGGCACGTATGAAATTTCTCTGCGACGCCGACCGTTGCATCGAGTGCAACGCCTGCGTGACGGCCTGCAAGAACGAGCACGAGGTGCCATGGGGCATCAACCGGCGCCGCGTCGTCACCATCAATGACGGCAAACCGGGCGAACGCTCCGTCTCGATGGCCTGCATGCATTGCACCGACGCGCCCTGCGCGGCGGTGTGTCCGGTGAACTGCTTCTACACCACCGCGGATGCCGTGGTGCTGCACTCCAAGGACCTCTGCATCGGCTGCGGCTACTGCTTCTACGCCTGTCCTTTCGGCGCACCGCAATATCCGAAGGTTGGGAACTTCGGCTCGCGCGGCAAGATGGACAAATGCACCTACTGTGCCGGCGGCCCCGAGGCCGACGGCAGCAAGGAGGAATACGAAAAATACGGAGCCAACCGGCTGGCCGAAGGCAAGCTGCCGCTCTGCGCCGAGATGTGCTCGACCAAATCGCTGCTCGCCGGCGACGGCGAGATCATCGCCCAGATCTACAAGGAACGGGTGACCAAGCGCGGCTACGGCTCGGGCGCTTGGGGTTGGAAGACGGCCTATCGCGAGTCGATCGAATCCTGA